The stretch of DNA AAGCTTCAGCATGACCTTCATAGAAGTATGTtaatttacttaaaaatctatttcattttaatatttttgaataagtaatcaatcacatctttaaataaattaactacttaatatgtcaataaaattaagttctattttcatatttaacattacattttgaagaatatgactttatacACATCATACtcaaattctattttataatattatatttaaatatatcaagaaactaatgaaaattaatatgtaaaaattactaaaaattgaatatctaacaaaaaaaatcaaaatttaacgtaaaaaattatactagtaaaaaaaattaatatttatttaaataggtcagtcTGATATATCTATAAGACTTGTTATGTGACATGTAGTCTAatctttttaactaaatagactTATTTAGTAGTTTTgacattgtttattttttttaaaaaaaaagtctaatCTTGTCTAAACTTGACTTGTTGACTTGACCTTTTCTAACCTCTTCCCTTGCACCATATCCTTTATCAGCCGTAATTATATATTCACCCAATTGTATTTTCAGCAATTGTAGATATTTTGTCATATGCTATTAGTCTAAAAAATATGCGAGTTTGTTTCTAGATTCACTATTTTTGGTTTTAGGAAAATCACATTATAATGATTTTGATTGatgtaatttttatcaatttgaatGAACAAGTATtggttttagtaaaaaaaatacaaattttgatctaattttttaattcagaAAAGAAAATCTGAGAACACTACAACAAAAAAGATtagacataatttttttaagcatTAAATAACGCTTATAAGTGTTGTTTATTTCAACGCTATTAAAGGTacaaacaacatttttttttaagtaatgtctAATATAacttatacaatttttttattttttttaaacataagcATTGTAAAATGACTTATAATAGCACTTTTGCTATAAAGGGCAGTTAGCAACCAAGTGTATGAGGAGTGAAGGAGAACAAATgaacaaataaatgaataatttgaAACTTTGAGATGCAGAGATATGGTTTGGTGTCAATTGATCACAcacccatatatatatatatatatatataNNNNNNNNNNNNNNNNNNNNNNNNNNNNNNNNNNNNNNNNNNNNNNNNNNNNNNNNNNNNNNNNNNNNNNNNNNNNNNNNNNNNNNNNNNNNNNNNNNNNNNNNNNNNNNNNNNNNNNNNNNNNNNNNNNNNNNNNNNNNNNNNNNNNNNNNNNNNNNNNNNNNNNNNNNNNNNNNNNNNNNNNNNNNNNNNNNNNNNNNNNNNNNNNNNNNNNNNNNNNNNNNNNNNNNNNNNNNNNNNNNNNNNNNNNNNNNNNNNNNNNNNNNNNNNNNNNNNNNNNNtatatatatatatatatatatatatatatatatatatatatatatatataaagtttatcccatgaaaatagatatttattgtgataaacaagaactattaataataacaattggATGTAATTAACatataagattaaattattcattaaagaTGTTATGTGATTGTATCCTCATCCAATAATTTTTGGATACTATAAGTTATAATATctctaaattcaatttttttttcattttcataataATTCGGATTAAAAACTCTTTAACGTCgtatccaaaaaataaaactccTTCATGTACTTGTGAGGtagaattatttaataattttattttatttttatatttttttgactcaggtattttaattttattaaatctgcgtttttattgtttatcaaaataataactactCTTCAATCATCGTTTTTTGttagtaaaaataaatctgaagtttttttgtatttttaaaaaattccttaaaaaataattttcaaaattaaataaagaacttgtaaaaattgaattttgaacaTCATAATTCAAACTGGTCACACCCACTGTTTTATTACgataaacaaattaatgaatttattaataaatttttttataatagttaattctaaattaataatgcttaaataaaaaaagttgttagattatataaacttgaaataacattttcaaTAGTTAAGTTACAAcgattgaaatttgaaatttgtgaCAATAATttgagtcaataaaatattacaataatacggattaaaatttggaagttacaataatattacaataaaaaataaaatataggtttaataaaattaaaattttcaagaaaaaaaatataaaaataaaaatattatatttattaagtttttaattcgagttattacgaaaatcgaaagaaaataaatttagtgaTATTATAGCATATAATATCCAAAAATTATTGAATTGAGATATAATCACATAACATCTTTAGTGAGTAATTTAATCttatacattaattaaatataataataattgttaataGTTCTCGTTTCTCATAATAATTCTCAATTCTCGTCGATACacttctttttatatatataaaattatattcaacataatgatttttttagtgtttggaccaataaaaaattatatgcaaagagttattattttttataatgtgtAGACACAGTAAAGGtaacttaaaatatattaggAAATTTGACCgtatcaatttttcaaatttattacaTTAGATTACCATataaaatttttctaaagtaaattatcatattttatttgtgttgaaataaaaaaaaaaaattgaaatgggGATGTACATGATGACACTTACAAATTTCCTTATTtagaatttatttgttttataatagataataataGATACTACACAAACTCTCCTCTATTTCTTATTATATATGTACACttaaataatagtttaaaaaacataagagtaaaatatatgaatacaaaaaaaaagttatcgTTTTAGGGAAAAAAGTTAGGGGTTTGtatctttgaaatttataacaattaataaccataataattattttaaaatattcgtATTAATAGAATTtccaattttcaattttgaatgtgattaaaaaaaagaattttcgATGAAaacttaattactttttttaaggAGAAAATTTAATCACTACTAATCCTAAGACAAACGTATGGTGGTTTTAAAAGTAAggaaaaattatcaattaaattaataaaattcacacTCTTAGTTAGAGTAGGAGAGCAGTGAGAAAAATGTAAAGATGCataaataaatgagaaaaataatagcatacataaaacaaataattatgtcagtgaaaaaaaaaagataatgaaaatttaatatttgattaataataaaaaaggaaTTGATATATTACCATATATATTGCTGCATTGGTCTCATAGGTTTAATTTCAAGATTTTTCATTCAATCCATAATTTAGTACTactattgtatttattttttcttctaaccCTAAGAACATGCAATTTTGGAATAAATTGGTTGAAATGGAAACTTAGGATCCCATGCATAGGCAAAGTTGAGAGGTTTAGCATAATAAATGGGTTCTCCTTGATTGACAAGACACTCATCATTTGATGGGTCCCCCAATATTTCAGGATCAACGgataaatatgtttgaaatCCTTTGCAATTGAGCTTCAATTGTGACTGAGTACATATACAATTGTTGGTTATGTTGACACTCCACACTGGCATTCCATGTGCCCAACTTGAAGTTTTGTATTGCTTAATGCTAATGTCCTTCAAGGAGCATTCTCCATAAGCTGAAAAAGTATGAACCATGAATTAAACATTTaacattgaaaaagaaaattaataagtTGATTactatatataacaaaattacttaaaaatcattttagtcTCTGAGTTGTAAATGTTTGATACCGCAATAGCTATTAgatgtatcaaaattataaaaatataattaaatattttttattttgtttgaaaaaacaaaaaagaatataGTTAACTATCTAAGCACAAAATGTGCCTAGAAAAAATACAACAAGTTTTAAAAGCTCAATAAATAACGGTATAAACAACTATCATTATAGAACCTAAGTACAAAGAGCATATGGCAAAACATAACTTTTAAAGAGAAATACGAAAATAAGATTGAAAGACACCAACTAGACAAattgtaaaacaatttttttttgtaatgtttTAACCAATATCACAAAAGCACTTTAATATTCTCCagcattttaaatttaaacatttttgttgttgttgttaatcacaacaatttgaaattgtaattttaatatttaaatataccTTGGGAAACGAGGCCAAGGAAGAGGGTGAGAGAGAGAAGCTTGAAAATGGATGTCATTATGTGACTTTATAACGGTTTGTGCAAAATGAGTGTGTcacatatttataaaatcaagtAGGAATGATGTCAAAggaatgaatattttttataaatcaaagtcaaaggaatgaatattttttatgctACAATAAAGGAATGATTTATTTGCATTGAtttgtttttcacttttgtcatttctttaatgttgaagaaaattaatattatattttttaaaatatattttgaaaacaaaatttacacTATTAAATCCGCatttaattgtataaaaaaaattgcatttaaaaAAGGTTTTTGTAACCTTTTGTGGTCCATATGTCCTCATTAAAATTTGAGACATCCATTATAGGAGCTAAGTACAAAGACCATGTGGCAAAATATAACTCTTAAAGAGGaatacaaaaataagattgGAAGACACCAACTAGAAAAATTGTAAAACAACTActctttttatgttttaaccaACACCACAAATAACTTTAACATTATCCACCGTTAcaaatttaaacatttttttttgttaatgatAACAATTTatgattgtaattttaatagttAAACATACCTTGGGAAACGAGGCCAAGGaagagagtgagagagagaaGCTTGAAAATGGCATCCATTTGAGATTTGAGAAGGTAACTTTATACGGGTTTGTGCAAAAAGAATCTGTTGTTTGTCgcctatttataaaatcaagtGGTAACGAAgttaaagaaattaatatatattatgttaCATTAAAGGAATGATTTATTTGCATCGAtttgtttttcacttttgtcttttatttaatatcgagaaaaattaatattgcatttcttaaaatatattttgaaaagaaaatttgCATTATTAAATCAGCatttaattgtataaaaaaaaactgttatataaaaaaggtttttttagcatttattaaattgtataaaaaaactgttatatacaaaaattaatattgcatttttaattctatatttaaatttcattta from Cicer arietinum cultivar CDC Frontier isolate Library 1 chromosome 3, Cicar.CDCFrontier_v2.0, whole genome shotgun sequence encodes:
- the LOC101497585 gene encoding protein TAPETUM DETERMINANT 1-like yields the protein MDAIFKLLSLTLFLGLVSQAYGECSLKDISIKQYKTSSWAHGMPVWSVNITNNCICTQSQLKLNCKGFQTYLSVDPEILGDPSNDECLVNQGEPIYYAKPLNFAYAWDPKFPFQPIYSKIACS